From a region of the Thermodesulfovibrio thiophilus DSM 17215 genome:
- a CDS encoding LpxI family protein, whose amino-acid sequence MQIGVIAGSGIIPLIISNALKKKGYTVVVLALKELANEELTRYSDIIQWINIGKAGKIIDFLKTNNIKNVILTGKVPKKMIFEREKIKPDIRALKIIFSAKLRGDNELLKIVERELLKEGIKIVDMSEFCPELLTPHGILTQKKPAKDEWKDIEYGFKIAKKIGQLDIGQTVVVKERSVIAVEGIEGTDETILRAGRFVKNTVVVKVSKPQQSLRLDPPAAGMDTIINMGKATAKILALEAGKTILIDKEKVIEKANEMNISVVGL is encoded by the coding sequence ATGCAGATAGGAGTCATTGCCGGTTCCGGCATTATTCCTCTTATAATTAGCAATGCACTTAAAAAAAAAGGTTACACAGTTGTTGTGCTTGCGTTAAAGGAACTCGCCAATGAAGAGCTCACAAGATACAGTGATATAATTCAATGGATCAATATCGGCAAAGCCGGAAAAATTATAGATTTTTTAAAAACTAACAATATAAAAAACGTAATTCTCACAGGCAAAGTACCCAAGAAGATGATTTTTGAAAGAGAAAAAATCAAACCTGATATCAGAGCACTAAAAATTATTTTTTCAGCCAAACTCAGAGGAGATAATGAGTTACTTAAAATTGTTGAGAGAGAACTTTTAAAGGAAGGAATAAAAATTGTTGATATGTCTGAATTCTGCCCTGAGCTTCTAACTCCGCATGGCATTCTAACACAAAAAAAACCTGCTAAAGATGAATGGAAAGATATAGAATATGGATTTAAAATAGCAAAAAAAATCGGACAGCTTGATATCGGACAGACTGTGGTGGTCAAGGAAAGATCCGTGATTGCTGTAGAGGGAATAGAAGGAACAGATGAAACAATTTTAAGAGCTGGAAGATTTGTAAAAAACACTGTTGTGGTAAAGGTCAGCAAACCTCAACAGAGTTTAAGACTTGACCCTCCTGCTGCTGGAATGGATACAATAATAAATATGGGAAAGGCAACTGCTAAAATTTTAGCGCTAGAAGCTGGAAAAACCATTCTGATAGATAAAGAAAAAGTTATTGAAAAAGCTAATGAAATGAATATAAGTGTGGTGGGTCTATAA